cccaaacagggcattaagtatttgggcattttattcccagaaaatctgtgtgatttagttagtcagTTTtgcccctttaataaaaaggttttcgagcgatgtggacaggtgagcttcattacatttatctatgacagggatgttgttgagggtttcatgtgtttttcttttctttgttgtctatatgaatcaataaaaaatgttaatcaactGACCTGGAATGAAAAAAGATCACACATCTCTGACCTGGAAAGACAGCAACCATCACAGTTTACATAGCTAAGGAAAGAGTTAATAACAGTTATTAGTTATAAACCTCCTTACATTCTACCAAGAATAATGTTATAGCGTAATGCTTCAGGGCAAAATGAATCTGTGAGTACAGACTGCACAAAGCACACAGATCTTTATGCTGATAAATACCTGATGATTGCATAATAgacacaaaagtaatttttgacaCAAAAGTAATTATGTTATATTGTTTACCTTGAACATTTTTGGATATTGTTTTGGAATTGCATTCGTTTAGACAGGTAAATAAAGGTAGACATTTGCTACTTTGTggctttacagtaaaaaagggatATATAAACCATGTCATAGTGCTttattgcatgtgtgtgttgcTCTTTAAAGCTGACCTATGGATCTGTTCAGTATGTGGCTCTAGCAGGGTGGACCAAGTGCACACAAGTTTACACCATTACTGTATTTAGGTTATAGTTTTTGTTTTAAGTCATGAGGTGTCAATGATCCTGTCAAAGATGCCATTTTTCAGTCAAGCATTTCATTACTGAGTAAAAGTAAAGGCTCTGTAATTTGCATGTCAGTTCAACTCAGAACACCTACAGTTCGTGCCTCAGTAAGATCTAATTTATGAGCTACTATAGTGCTTAGTACTTATTACTATAACAAGACCAAGGCCTTACTGTGTTTAGAAAACTCTTAGACTCAGTGGTTGCACATGATGGAGATCAAAAAGCCACTTGGGAAAAGGTAAAGGTAAAGATACGGAGGGATGCAATGCCTCTTTACAGTATGATAATGCTAAAAGCTCTCACAGATCTTGTGTTCTGTTATCTGTAAAGTGCCCATTATCTCTCTTTTGCAGTAGTGGGTGAAGCATTCTTTAACAATGGCACTTAATGCTGTTCTCAGCTTAGATTTAAAAGCTGATGTATGttactttttctgttaaaatactttctcctatcacagcttaatatgcagagataatgATTAGTAAGTCTTTCATGGGtacattttctcgaaaactgtaagcactcTCTTTCTGTGGTGCTTTGAAAATTTCTCGCTTTGTTTGGAGCatcccgcttagacccgccccagcaacattactcaaccaatggaatTAATTGGGGGTGAGACtatctctttttttttaccaacgaaactttgtttagaaaacaaagtttatttttgcaattccgtttggtggctcTAGTGGTGCAGGAATGACATATTTccgctttaaagggatagttcacccaaaaatgaaaatttacgcATCCCCCTGGCATCCCAgttgtgtctttctttcttctgcagaacacaaattaagattgttagatgaatatttcagctctgtaggtccatacaatgcaagtgaacagatgccaaaaatgtgaagctccaaaaccTACATAAAGGGagtataaaaataatccatatgactccagtggttaaatccatgtgacacgatatgataggtgtgggtgagaaacaggtcaatattggggtcagtttttaccataaattctcctccctgcccagtagggggtgatatgcatgaagaatgtgaatcaccaaaaacagaagaaggagaatgtgaaagtgaagtggagattgactgagcagggattACATTTAGAgtaaatttagagtaaaaaaggacttaaatattgatcacccacacctatcatttcacttcagaagatatggatttaaccaccagagtcgtctggagtacttctATGTTGCCcctatgtggattttggagcttcaaaatgttggcacccatttacttgcattttatggacctacagagctgagaaattattccagaaatctttgtgttcagcagaagaaagaaagtcatacacatctgggatggtatgagggtttgtaaaagatgagagaattttcatttttgggtggactatccctttaaattgacaGATGAACTGGCTCATGAAacgaggtaaaaaaaaattaaaacattaatcacACTGGAAATATACTGTGGCTATGCCTATTGGAAATGTACAATTTtctgatttgttttaattacagagtaaatatacagtaaattgatTTATGTATACTACTGGGTGCAGCATATgatgtttaaatcatcatttttacagtcattttatggttttagggtttgttgacattacatcgtcatggcaacgaagttgtaaaattgcctataactttacacaaaaaagattagtaagtgattttatcacactaaaatcatgtttacatgcatattgtttatgtcttgtggctatacatttgataAAAGTGAGTAAAGGTGCAGTaggtaagattcagaaacccttgttattaatgacacctgtggccgttaagtgaactgcaacctgttgctcgtgctcacgcttgtgcacacactccatagggacgcgagcaagcgagcatcggccaaaacaatgacgtaacaaacaaagagactgaacgtgatccaccggcatcatgctgacagatgaggtagcataaataaaattacacagttatgattgttttactacaaactttgagattaaactaaaactacttatcagctaacatagcatactgatccacacatacagctacatactaccgaactctaccagacagtttactgttgcactgcactgttatggtccactattgtatgttttgtatgtcatatgttgtactacgatcaagaaaccagcgtatttgcttaaatttatcctgtatacctgacttttagtataaagagaagatcgttgatattatttgaaagttatgaagcaaggtagcttgcaattcgtcagcgttagcaggtaAGATCAAGTtaactaaaattacacagatcaaaccttatggcactatatttcacatgctttgcatttatgtatcccaaaaccgaacgaagatccctccaggaattaaatgccctgctgatgttcactctagttttcgctcaaccacgatcacgttcccgcttagccagatgggattcagtagataaatgttttgtttttttgtttttttggcttactcagaatttgtgtaggagtcggtgttgtgctgggagtcagacgtttgctggattccatctatAAGATAACGTTATCTAGTGTTGCAGTTTTtcgtcgctgttgaatagcggaagagaagcactgagtcaAGGCTCTTgtgagcacgcataaacgtcacatcctttggatttccccggcaaaaccgacccgctcccttcgcgtgAAAatagtctacaggctttaataggcaacctaggaagtccaggaaggactcattttttaagttgcgttacaagccgttcacacattggcaaaaaaaaaaggcgaatattacatgaaaattgttacatactacacctttaacattcaaaaattgcccctcattcacttccattgtaactgcctcattggaaaccagatttttgcttctgttaaagaaaaggaggacaagtcaaaataaatttttgtgataattaacattatgccacaaatgctgtcgattgagcttaacttgtactgaacccggaatattcctttaacatgtcaCAGATCATTAGAAGATGTGCAAGGTCCATAACCacagagcagctttacagaaatatCTTGTTCTTGTAAGCAGCTAAAACATTTTGAGATGAACTGTCAatataaaggtgaagtgtgcaatttgtcTGCCAATAGTGTGATGCAAATGAAATTGCAAcagtgttttcaaacaggtttcttgtACAGGCCCCCTGTCTTGCATTGGTTGGAGAAACAGATAGTCCAACCCCAAATGGGACAATGTTGTTATGTTGTGCTGGTTTTTAGCAGAATAGagtcagtgtttatacttttcagagaaaaaaatcaacctacaaatggctataGTTGACTTTGCACCTTATTGACTCTCACCATTTAACCTTTAAAATACTTGAGCAGAAAAGAGCAATTCTGCCAGAATTGCAGTACATGTTGTTGCACAGGAGAACAAATAATTGGTTTCCCCGTTACAGTATCACAGCATAGACTTTTGGATAGACATGCTCTGTAGCGATTTACCTCAGGGATTGGATGAGCTTGCAAAGGCTTTTGGCAGTGTTAGTCTTGTCCTGTCAGAAAGTGCAGTGTGCTCCCTGAGTGCTGAGGGATACCTTGTTGGATTTGCTTCTCTGCAGCTGGCCACTCAGGCTCTTCCACTCCAGATCGATTTACTGTTGAGATACAGGCCTTAAATCACAGCGCCATGGCTGTGCTGACTCAACTCCACTCCACTCCTTGACTTGGGGTGGAAAAAAATTCTGCAAGAAATGAACGGCTGTCATAACATCATCTATCATCACCCGCTCCCTCCATCTCAGGACATAACATACCCATGCTCCCCCCACCCAGGACTTGTGCAAGGTTGGCCCTGTGCTTCGGCTGCATTATATCCAAGTGCTCTCCTCAGGCTTTGATAGAGCATTACATCATTGAGAGCGGAGAGACAGTGTGAGCAAAATCTAATGTTTTGCAACATGTTATTAGAGCTGACACTGAGTTATGCAGTGGTAGGGAACTCTCATCTGAAAGACAAGCATTATAGGTATATGTTAGGATTTATAATGTTTTAATCTAAAAGGTCACAATCTTTTCCTTACCAAGCTATTTGTTCTTATACATGTATCACTGGGCTTATGTCATGAAATATTGAACATTGTTATAAATACAAATGaccaatttatatataaatatatatattcaacaaGCACAAACCGTTTTTAAAACCATGTCATATTTTGGTGTTCCTTAACCTGGAGTCAACAAAAGGGCTAAGTACAacatacaataaaattaaaagttttgGAGAGCTACAGTAGAATTATGTTGATAACAAGTATTAAAACAAGTATTGAGGAACCTGGAACAGTAGACCAGAGTAATTACTGTAATCCTGTGATTGAGGAGATACACTCAATAAAAATAGTCGatttctcaaaaaatatttttgatttgtGAGATTCATAGCTAGTCTAGTTAACATACATACAATTCTGAACAGCCATGGATGTTGGAATTCACAACGCATGAGCAATGATGTCTTTGTATGGTACATGGACATCACCAAGTGCGCTTATCATCAATAGTGTTTTCAAGCACACTTTTGAATTGCCTAATTTCTCACTGAAATAAGTCACATGAATACATGTAGTGTTTCTGCATGAGTGACCAATTCAATTTAGAAATGGAGATAATTGCAAATGTACTTATTATGAATGACTGTAGAATTGCAAGATGTTCctcattttaattacttttctgAAAATGGATGGAACTGCTTCCATCTTCTCTCAGAATTGAACACTATTTTTGTCCTCCATGACAAAAGCCATTTTAACCATTTATCTTTAATCATTATCACTGTCATTGTGAAAGTCAGTTTCTTTGATTAAACATACTGTGAGTATAATCTCACTCACTCAATAATCCTCATCTAAGCAGAATTTAACTACAAATaaatcagtaaataaataaaaataaaaacagttaaaccACAAATTATTAGACTAACACAAACCAGATGTGTTAAGCCATAAATAACTTTTGTATACTATATATTTGTCAAAGAATATTTGTCAAAAACCTACGAAAGGCACAATAAAACTATGATCTGtgaacagaaaaattagttaaataATTAGTATATCAAATACATAGTATATTGGGCCCTTTTGTCTTTAAGCTACAAACATGTTTGTTCACAATAATTTTGGATTGTGTtgtgctattttatttatttatttatttatttatttatttattgagtacATCCTGAAAACCTTTCTAACTTCTTGAGTAATTCCCAGAGGTCTCTTTGATTAAAATGACACTACTGACATCATGTCGACTGAGAGGATTCAGGTGGTCTACAAAACTACTTTATTACTGTAAATCTGGCACTAACCTGAGACCCCAAGAAGGTTTTTAAGGTGCAAGGTTCTCCCAAACCTTATTGCATCTACCAGTACCTAGTGCAGTCAGTTTGATTCACAATTCCTTTCCATCTTCAGCAGAAATAGCCCAGAATAGTTGGAGGGTCTCTTTCGGTGAGCAAATAAAGAATTCAAGGCAGGGAGATAAGGCACAAAAATCAAAAAGACCAAGAGGAAGGAAAAGAGGCAGTGTATGCTCATCTTGATTGAACATGGGCCTAATGGCCTGGACTCAATTGGATGAACAATCAGACAGATCTACCTTAACGTACACAGAGACatcaatctccattttaactGGATTATAGCACCCTTTAAGGTTGGTCAGTAGGCAGGGGAGAGTACTGCTGCAGACCAAGCCCAGTTTCCTGGCATCTGGCTGTAGAATCAGCTATTGTCTGTATACACCCCTCCCAGTTCTGCTACCCCTCGTCCTATTTCTAATCTACTCTGCAGTATACGCTATGTCTCAACTAATGAAAGGGCATTAACTTGGACTAGAGCCTATCACTAAAACCAAGCACTTACTTTGAATCTGATTGACTACATTTGTCCAGCACTCAGGAGAACGTGTGCACTGTATGGTGACTGCATCTCAAATAGCATTGCATTGATCTATGTATATCTTTTAAGAAAAGTATACCAGGGAGGTAGTCTTTAATATAAAGTATTGActcataacaaaataaaattactgTGAGTGTGCCTCTTTCAGATTATTTGATAAAGCTGTGTTTAAACTGAGGTTACACTTAGCAATCCTGGCATTTACCAAGTGAACAAATCAAAATATCTGCAAGTTCGAATTTAAGAGCCAATGAATGATCACTGTGATTAAACAGAAGCAACACATTGGAGACACAGTGACTGAGGTGTTGGCCATAAAGCAAGACCTATAAATTAAGATTCGATTTATTTTGGGTAGAATGTATTGCTTTGGTGATTTAGAGGAGCAACCTCAATTAGAATGATTACATCAGAGGGCACCTCGGTCTATTAAATTGGAAGAAGGAGGGGGTTTTAGTGCAAAAGTGAAGCCAACACCACACAGAAAGAGGTTTAGAAAGAGGTGGAAGAATTATCTACATTATCAATCATATTTCAACTGACATAGAatcttacaaataaaataaaaaaagcaaaaacaacatAATTGAAGGTAATGCATTTTGATCCTATATTCCTTCTAACTGTATCCTTGCTAGGCATGTTCATGGGAAGCTttcgtatggagcactgagcagGGGTTTGAagttaacttaaagggatagttcacccaaaaatgaaaattatctcatcatttactcaccctcatgccatcccagatgtgtatgactttctttcttttgcagaacaaaaatgaagatttttagaagaatatttctgctatgtaggtccatacaatacaagtgaatgggtaccaaaattctgaagctcataaaaagaaataaaggcagcataaaagtaatccatatgactccagtggttaaatccatatctttagaagtgatatgataagtgtggttgtgtaacagatcaatatttaagtaaattctcctcccttcctagtaggtagcgatatgcagaaagaatgcgaattgccataaacaaaagaagaagaatgttgaagtgaacgtggagattgatagtaaaaaaggacttaaatattgatctgtttttcacccacacctaaaaatttcacttctgaagacatggatttaaccactggagtcttatggattactttcatgctgcctttatgtgcttttggagcttaatttgtgtttagcagaagaaggaaagtcatacacatctgtgatggcatgagggtgcgtaaatgatgagagaattttcaattttgggtgaactgttcctttaacactGAAAAACTAAAATGATACTATACAGGGCATGTAGAGGGCCCTTACATAAATGGACAGAAATGTTCAAATGGCATATGTTATATTGAAGGCATGGTCTAATAATTTAAGCAGAAAACCTATGGTTATGTAATACTGTATTTGACGGCACAGATTTAAGCTCTGCTCTGGACTAAACTGCAGTTTTTGCACAAATACTACATTTGGCTTTTGTCATATTATATCGAATCCATAAGAAAACATCCTCATATTTGTATTTCATCTCAACCAAAAAACTATATTCAGGCACAAGTCTAActgaaatttaaatgtttataggCTGGCACATGTACCACCTCCTTAAAACTTTGCTGCAAATTCAGACATTGGACCTGTACTTCAACACTTTCACTGGCAATTACACTTCATTTTATTTGGTTTATGTTTATAGACTGTAGTTTAATAGGATCCATTATTTAAGCCTCTTAATTAATGTTCTCACTGTTCATCCCAAATCCCATTTAGTGGTAATAAATACACAGAGATGTCCTTTCATAATAACACGCaagccaaaattaaaattctgccatcTAAACAAAAGCTCCGGATGGCAAAACTGCCCCCCTCCCCCCgactctctctcgctcgctcgctcgctcgctctctctctctctctctctctctctctctctctctctctctctctctctctctctctctctctactgtgTCTACTCTGCAGAGTACATCCAACTCGCCCAGACTACATGCACCGTGTCTGACGCGGTGACCTATCCAATCGTAACCCTAAGGGTCCTCGTTAACTACAGTATCCCCGACATCTCTTTTTCTCAACAGTCTGTTCGGAAGCGATTTAAAACGTGAGATTCCGTCGGCAATGTAAATGGCTAGCACATTAACAGAGCGTAATCTTTGCGCGCATCTCTCACTGGAAGGCTTCACGTCAGGTGCTGCTGTAGAAGTGATGAAGAGGTGAATCCCCAGTCTACAGTTTTGGACCTGCTCGTGCACCGGTGCTCGAACGATTAACCGACTGAACGCATGTGTGCTGACAGTAACTTCTGTACCGAATGACTGACATCATCTCAGCATGATGTCTGGCGAGAAATGAATCTTGATTCAGCGCTTGACACCCGCAGAATCGTGTGTCAGTCTCCGCGCGCTGGAGAACTTTGCCTCGCAACTCTTGAGACCGCGCCGCGCGGAGGATCAACAACTTTCCTCATAAACAGCGCTCGTGTCCGCTTCCGTATGTCGTTTCAAACCCTTCCATGTCACCAGTTATTATCGCTCTAATCGGACGAGAATGTTTCAGAGACCATATCTGCTCAAACTCGAGAAAAACATCGCTGGAAAGCCTTGAGGAGCGGATTAAATTGCTGATAATAAATGACTTTTCTGCGTCTCAATCTCGCGTCCTCGCCAGGTGGACTGTGAAGAGACAGAAGAGGAATGTTTATCCGAAATTTATTGCCGCTCAGTTTGGGGGTTTTGCCGTTTTTGTTTAGTCACTGTTTTCTCGCAGTATTTCTTCCATTATTGCAGGTAAGTTAGACTGAGGAGCAGCTGAGTCGTTGATGATAATTCATAATCAGGTACATTAACAGACCGTGGCGATAGTGGAAGTGCACGTGCATAACAGTCACCATCTGTTTCTCTGATGCGCTGATGTGGAAATCACATTGAGCGACTATCTTTAGCATCAGAGCCACCAATGTATTTCTATATCCCTTTGTGTACACTGAAAACATCTTAtttaattcaagtcaaaaatcaacctgaatacattaggttgcaCCAACAAAACCCATTTTAAAGGTTAGATCAGggagaaatagctccttaaggtgaCAGTGGCAGATTACAGTGTGCATTTTGTACGCTCAGCGAGTCACTGTCAGATCCCATTGTCATTTTGGAATGCACAACTACATAGATCACATCATTAAGGGCATACACATGCAGTCTAAATTTAAAGGCTTAAAACATTTAATCACTCATACAATCTATTTAGACTTTGAGAATAATTCAAATACTTCACATTAATGCAAGTATAATGTATAGTATCTGTAAACAAACATATCAAATGCAGGTCCACATGGtcaaactacttcagaaaagggcaTATTAGAAAAATGGTTAAAAGTACTATAACTGTGGACAGTAGTATTTTGGCATTACACATCCAGTAGTAGTTTTTCTTAATAGTGCATACTGCATGTGTACGCACTATTGACAGActcattttctattttaaatagcAGCCGGTGCACCCCTCCACTCAGTTCCAGCACTAGTTAAAGTTGTTGTTATTAAATCATTTTCTGTAGACGTGGCAGTGGGTCTTGTACTACTGTCCCCGTTGACAACAGAGCTCACAAGACTAGCACAAGTGTTTACTGGATGGCCTATTAGGGGGAGGCAGTGTCAGGGTTCACCCCTCGTTACTCCCACTCCTCTGGGGATGTGAGGATCTTCGGTGTGGGTGGGTGCTCTCTTTGAGAGACCTCAGCCTCCACACACCCTTCATTCTCCACTTTAGTAGGAGGGAGCTCCCATTCGCCAGTGTgcggagagaaaaaagagagtgcgtgtgtttataatgttttttattttcccTTCATTGTAAATTCTAAGGGCTATTAGTAAAAATCTCCTTTCACTGCTCATCACCAGCATCTTACCATGGCAGTTTTGCTGTACTATACATAACAATGGAACATGTGTACTTTTGAATATTTTTGATTGCTCATATAGGACAAAGAATGAAAGCCAcagctgaaagaaaaaaaaaacactaacccAACTTGTGTTCACCTTTTTACACTAGTTTGCAAAAGGGGAGCTCCAGAAGTCATGCTCCCGACCCACAGTGGCACCGTTGGGAGGGAGCTGCCAGTTGCCATGCCAGTGTAGGCCCTACCCACCGTTACCACCTCCACCCCCTCCTCCACCACCCCCAAGGCTCTTGGCTCCAACTGGTGAGTATTGCTACCCCTTTGCTCATGTTAGGACTGCTGTTAGGATTGCAGGGTACTTAACACTGGACCATTGTTTAAGAATATAATACTGTGTAACAATTCCCAaagatggcaaaggaggaagctgggaccagcttgACCAACATgaagacatttaataaacacttttcagtgtgtaacaaaacaaaaacatgcactgcttttcagccagatacgtctgaaaataaaaagacacacacaaacaggcttcatgcatctctctccCCCATCTgttgctgtctcctctccttaaatactcccgccacccctcactggaatgcaAGACCGGTGTGGCatacaggtggacctcattcaccacttatcttcccggcctcactctgcccagacgctGCTCCGCCCCGCCCTTCTCGCCACATACTGATTATGACCGCAGAGAATGTTTGGAATGAAAGAGCACAGTTTGTGCTCATACTGTAAGCATTTTTCTGCATCCCCTCAGATAATggttaaaatagaaaaaaacacaaaaaaaacaatttgtttatttacatttctgtGCATCAGAGAATGTTTAAATTCACGTTCATGTACCTTTCTCAGCATCACACATAAATCTTGCAATCtaggattttcacatgcaagtaTGTTTTTATctctgtcttaaaggaatagttcacccaaaaatgatcattttctcatcatttgcacaccctcatgccctcccagatgtgtgacattctttcttcttttgaacacaaacaatggttttcagaagaatatttcagctttgtatgtccattcaatgcaagtgaatggtggccagaactttgaagctccaaaaagcacataaaagcagcataaaagcaatccatactactccaatggtttaatccatgtcttcagaagtgatatgattggtgtaggtgagaaacagatcaatatttaagttctttttaccataaattctcctccccgccCAGTAGGTGccgaaatgcacaaagaatgtaaatcggcataaacaaaagaagaagaatgtaaaaaaggaatactgatctgtttctcacgcacactTATCAgttctcttctgaagacatggatttaaccactgaagtctttgtgtgcggtcaccattcacttgcattgtaaggatatGCAggtctgaaatattcttctaaaaatccttgtttgtgttcagcagaagaaagaaagtcatacatatctgggatggcatgagggtgagtaaatgatacgagaactttcatttttgggtgaactgttcctttaaagctgCAAGAtgtaagatttcttttttttttttttttggttacaattaacaaaagtcCATTATTGAGTGAGTCTTAACCTGATTCTCTATAGAAAgcatacaataattatttttattttgatctgTTGGGACAAATTTGGTGTGAAATTGCAGGCTTACGTAATTCGTCCttgcgtgtttacgtcatgtcgGTAAGCTCAAAACCGGCTACTGTCTGTCGCATCAGGCGCATGTGTTGGCTTGGGAAGCAATTGTTGTTCAATCAACCGCAGTTCTGGACTACAGTGGGATGACAGTATTCTCAGGATGGATGTTTAATTGTTAACTGAATGCCA
The nucleotide sequence above comes from Myxocyprinus asiaticus isolate MX2 ecotype Aquarium Trade chromosome 25, UBuf_Myxa_2, whole genome shotgun sequence. Encoded proteins:
- the LOC127416140 gene encoding proline-rich membrane anchor 1-like, whose translation is MFIRNLLPLSLGVLPFLFSHCFLAVFLPLLQFAKGELQKSCSRPTVAPLGGSCQLPCQCRPYPPLPPPPPPPPPPRLLAPTVAPSTVSPTTSWRREMQILVLGTVSCASVVFLLLTVIICYKAIKRKPLRKEENGTSRGEYAMSSRCKQQVVETNNTGV